In one Conger conger chromosome 5, fConCon1.1, whole genome shotgun sequence genomic region, the following are encoded:
- the edem3 gene encoding ER degradation-enhancing alpha-mannosidase-like protein 3 isoform X2, with protein sequence MRTVWGLSPVMMPSLPQLLLLLLGTTCQLGLAMPSEERHRLRNQVVEMFDHAYKNYMDHAYPADELMPLTCRGRVRGLEPSRGDVDDALGKFSLTLIDSLDTLALLNKTAEFEAAVRKVLTDVRLDNDVVVSVFETNIRVLGGLLGGHSMAVLLREGGRHMLWYQDQLLHMAKDLGLRLLPAFNTSSGLPYPRVNLRHGVQGPATRTGTETDTCTACAGTIILEFAALSRFTGDPVFEEHARRALDFLWEKRQRNSNLVGTTINIHSGEWVRRDSGVGAGIDSYYEYLLKAYILLGDDLFLQRFNIHYASIMKYISQPPLLLDVHIHKPLMPARTWMDSLLAFFPGLQVLKGDIRPAIETHEMLYQVTKKHNFLPEAFTTDFRVHWAQHPLRPEFAESTYFLYKATRDPYYLEVGRTVLENLNRFARVPCGFAAMKDVRTGSHEDRMDSFFLAEMFKYLYLLFADEEDLPFDVEDYIFTTEAHLLPLSLSTALRSAAPSADNNTVLPPAGEELDDSNFEWTCPNTRLLFPDPGFPRTLREPIRSAVDKSCHVASSRSEPGLGRAPLRARDFMASNPEHLELLRRMGVSLIHLKDGRVQLVQHATQAVSPVAAEDGMRFMQEMMELSSQQQKEQLPPRAVQIVSHPFFGRVVLTAGPAQFGTDLSKSTTGVQGSVVVAEPYSGCAELANGVLVAGRIALLQRGQCMFAEKARNIQKAGAIGGIVIDDNEGSSSDTAPLFQMAGDGRSTDDVTLPLLFLFHKEGNILMEALREYREVEVLLSDKARDRGEDPDGHEGDCTAEEEDHAAPSPSTPVDQSQAAVGEPDELTEGEDEPGAEDKPEDSEGGEEPADDGDSNSQSIDSLLADWKEDLEAFQQMEKDEL encoded by the exons ATGAGGACTGTGTGGGGGCTCAGCCCTGTCATGATGCCGTCTTTACCGCAGCTGCTACTTCTGTTACTGGGGACCACATGCCAACTGGGACTGGCCATGCCATCTGAAGAGAGGCACAGGTTGAG GAATCAGGTGGTGGAGATGTTTGACCACGCTTACAAGAACTACATG GACCATGCTTACCCAGCAGATGAGCTGATGCCCCTGACGTGTcgggggagggtgaggggcCTGGAGCCCAGCCGTGGGGACGTGGATGATGCGCTGGGgaa gttctctctcaccctcatcGACTCCCTGGACACCCTGGCG CTCCTGAACAAGACGGCGGAGTTCGAGGCCGCAGTGAGGAAAGTGCTAACAGACGTGCGCCTAGACAACGACGTCGTGGTGTCCGTCTTTGAGACCAACATCCGTGTGCTAGG GGGCCTGCTGGGGGGCCACTCCATGGCGGTGctgctgagggaggggggccggcACATGCTCTGGTACCAGGACCAGCTGCTGCACATGGCCAAGGACCTGGGGCTGAGACTGCTGCCAGCCTTCAACACCAGCAGTGGCCTGCCCTACCCCAGA GTGAACCTTCGCCATGGTGTGCAGGGCCCTGCCACACGAACAGGCACTGAGACGGACACCTGCACTGCCTGTGCCGGGACCATTATACTGGAGTTCGCAGCCCTGAGCCGATTCACTGGGGACCCCGTGTTCGAG GAGCATGCTCGGCGAGCCCTGGACTTCCTGTGGGAGAAGAGACAGAGGAACAGCAACCTGGTGGGAACCACCATCAACATCCACTCTGGGGAGTGGGTCCGCAGAG ACAGCGGGGTTGGGGCGGGCATCGACTCGTACTACGAGTACCTGCTGAAGGCCTACATCCTCTTGGGGGATGACCTCTTCCTGCAGCGGTTCAACATT CACTACGCGTCTATAATGAAGTACATCAGCCAGCCGCCCCTGCTGCTGGACGTGCACATCCACAAGCCCCTGATGCCGGCGCGCACCTGGATGGACTCCCTCCTCGCCTTCTTCCCCGGGCTGCAG gtCCTGAAAGGAGATATTCGTCCCGCTATAGAGACACACGAAATGTTGTATCAAGTCACCAAGAAGCATAATTTCCTGCCCGAG GCGTTCACCACAGACTTCCGCGTGCACTGGGCCCAGCACCCCCTGAGACCAGAGTTTGCTGAGAGCACCTACTTCCTGTACAAA gCCACTCGGGACCCATACTACCTAGAGGTTGGCCGCACCGTGCTGGAGAACCTCAACCGCTTCGCCCGCGTGCCCTGCGGCTTCGCTGCCATGAAGGATGTGCGGACGGGCAGCCACGAagaccg TATGGACTCCTTCTTCTTGGCCGAGATGTTTAAATACCTCTACCTGCTGTTCGCCGACGAGGAGGACCTGCCCTTCGACGTGGAAGACTACATCTTCACCACCGAGGCCCAcctcctgcccctgtccctgtccacTGCCCTGCGCTCGGCAGCGCCCTCTGCTGACAACAACACCGTACTACCTCCCGCCGGGGAAGAGCTGGACGACTCCAACTTCGAGTGGACGTGCCCCAACACCCGGCTGCTGTTCCCCGACCCGGGCTTCCCGCGCACGCTCCGGGAGCCAATCAGGAGCGCCGTGGACAAGAGCTGCCACGTGGCGTCGTCTCGCAG CGAGCCGGGACTAGGCCGTGCCCCTCTGAGAGCACGGGACTTCATGGCCAGTAACCCTGAGCACCTGGAGCTGCTGCGGAGGATGGGGGTCAGTCTCATACACCTGAAGGACGGCAGGGTGCAGCTGGTGCAGCACGCTACCCAG gCGGTCAGCCCTGTGGCTGCTGAGGATGGGATGCGCTTcatgcaggagatgatggagctGTCCAGCCAGCAGCAGAAGGAGCAGCTCCCGCCCCGCGCCGTGCAGATCGTCTCGCACCCCTTCTTCGGCAGAGTGGTACTGACCGCCGGCCCGGCGCAGTTCGGAACGGACCTGTCCAAGAGCACCACGGGG GTCCAGGGCTCTGTGGTGGTGGCGGAGCCCTACAGCGGCTGTGCGGAGCTCGCTAACGGGGTCCTGGTGGCGGGACGCATCGCCCTGCTGCAGCGTGGCCAGTGCATGTTCGCCGAGAAGGCCAGGAACATCCAGAAGGCGGGGGCCATCGGGGGCATCGTCATCG ACGACAACGAGGGCAGCAGCAGCGACACCGCCCCCCTGTTCCAGATGGCCGGGGATGGGCGCAGCACCGATGACGTCACCTtgcccctcctcttcctgttccaCAAGGAGGGCAACATCCTGATGGAGGCGTTACGAGAGTACAGAGAGGTGGAGGTGCTGCTGAGCGACAAGGCCAGAGACCGAG GTGAAGACCCTGACGGACATGAAGGAGACTGCACAGCTGAAGAGGAGGACCACGctgctccctccccctccacgcCTGTGGACCAATCCCAAGCCGCTGTCGGGGAGCCAGACGAATTGACTGAGGGCGAAGATGAGCCCGGCGCGGAGGACAAGCCCGAGGACAGTGAAGGGGGGGAGGAGCCAGCAGATGATGGAGACTCTAACAGCCAATCGATTGACTCGCTGCTCGCCGACTGGAAGGAGGACTTGGAAGCTTTTCAGCAGATGGAAAAGGATGAGCTTTGA
- the edem3 gene encoding ER degradation-enhancing alpha-mannosidase-like protein 3 isoform X3 → MRTVWGLSPVMMPSLPQLLLLLLGTTCQLGLAMPSEERHRLRNQVVEMFDHAYKNYMDHAYPADELMPLTCRGRVRGLEPSRGDVDDALGKFSLTLIDSLDTLALLNKTAEFEAAVRKVLTDVRLDNDVVVSVFETNIRVLGGLLGGHSMAVLLREGGRHMLWYQDQLLHMAKDLGLRLLPAFNTSSGLPYPRVNLRHGVQGPATRTGTETDTCTACAGTIILEFAALSRFTGDPVFEEHARRALDFLWEKRQRNSNLVGTTINIHSGEWVRRDSGVGAGIDSYYEYLLKAYILLGDDLFLQRFNIHYASIMKYISQPPLLLDVHIHKPLMPARTWMDSLLAFFPGLQVLKGDIRPAIETHEMLYQVTKKHNFLPEAFTTDFRVHWAQHPLRPEFAESTYFLYKATRDPYYLEVGRTVLENLNRFARVPCGFAAMKDVRTGSHEDRMDSFFLAEMFKYLYLLFADEEDLPFDVEDYIFTTEAHLLPLSLSTALRSAAPSADNNTVLPPAGEELDDSNFEWTCPNTRLLFPDPGFPRTLREPIRSAVDKSCHVASSRSEPGLGRAPLRARDFMASNPEHLELLRRMGVSLIHLKDGRVQLVQHATQAVSPVAAEDGMRFMQEMMELSSQQQKEQLPPRAVQIVSHPFFGRVVLTAGPAQFGTDLSKSTTGVQGSVVVAEPYSGCAELANGVLVAGRIALLQRGQCMFAEKARNIQKAGAIGGIVIDDNEGSSSDTAPLFQMAGDGRSTDDVTLPLLFLFHKEGNILMEALREYREVEVLLSDKARDRDPDGHEGDCTAEEEDHAAPSPSTPVDQSQAAVGEPDELTEGEDEPGAEDKPEDSEGGEEPADDGDSNSQSIDSLLADWKEDLEAFQQMEKDEL, encoded by the exons ATGAGGACTGTGTGGGGGCTCAGCCCTGTCATGATGCCGTCTTTACCGCAGCTGCTACTTCTGTTACTGGGGACCACATGCCAACTGGGACTGGCCATGCCATCTGAAGAGAGGCACAGGTTGAG GAATCAGGTGGTGGAGATGTTTGACCACGCTTACAAGAACTACATG GACCATGCTTACCCAGCAGATGAGCTGATGCCCCTGACGTGTcgggggagggtgaggggcCTGGAGCCCAGCCGTGGGGACGTGGATGATGCGCTGGGgaa gttctctctcaccctcatcGACTCCCTGGACACCCTGGCG CTCCTGAACAAGACGGCGGAGTTCGAGGCCGCAGTGAGGAAAGTGCTAACAGACGTGCGCCTAGACAACGACGTCGTGGTGTCCGTCTTTGAGACCAACATCCGTGTGCTAGG GGGCCTGCTGGGGGGCCACTCCATGGCGGTGctgctgagggaggggggccggcACATGCTCTGGTACCAGGACCAGCTGCTGCACATGGCCAAGGACCTGGGGCTGAGACTGCTGCCAGCCTTCAACACCAGCAGTGGCCTGCCCTACCCCAGA GTGAACCTTCGCCATGGTGTGCAGGGCCCTGCCACACGAACAGGCACTGAGACGGACACCTGCACTGCCTGTGCCGGGACCATTATACTGGAGTTCGCAGCCCTGAGCCGATTCACTGGGGACCCCGTGTTCGAG GAGCATGCTCGGCGAGCCCTGGACTTCCTGTGGGAGAAGAGACAGAGGAACAGCAACCTGGTGGGAACCACCATCAACATCCACTCTGGGGAGTGGGTCCGCAGAG ACAGCGGGGTTGGGGCGGGCATCGACTCGTACTACGAGTACCTGCTGAAGGCCTACATCCTCTTGGGGGATGACCTCTTCCTGCAGCGGTTCAACATT CACTACGCGTCTATAATGAAGTACATCAGCCAGCCGCCCCTGCTGCTGGACGTGCACATCCACAAGCCCCTGATGCCGGCGCGCACCTGGATGGACTCCCTCCTCGCCTTCTTCCCCGGGCTGCAG gtCCTGAAAGGAGATATTCGTCCCGCTATAGAGACACACGAAATGTTGTATCAAGTCACCAAGAAGCATAATTTCCTGCCCGAG GCGTTCACCACAGACTTCCGCGTGCACTGGGCCCAGCACCCCCTGAGACCAGAGTTTGCTGAGAGCACCTACTTCCTGTACAAA gCCACTCGGGACCCATACTACCTAGAGGTTGGCCGCACCGTGCTGGAGAACCTCAACCGCTTCGCCCGCGTGCCCTGCGGCTTCGCTGCCATGAAGGATGTGCGGACGGGCAGCCACGAagaccg TATGGACTCCTTCTTCTTGGCCGAGATGTTTAAATACCTCTACCTGCTGTTCGCCGACGAGGAGGACCTGCCCTTCGACGTGGAAGACTACATCTTCACCACCGAGGCCCAcctcctgcccctgtccctgtccacTGCCCTGCGCTCGGCAGCGCCCTCTGCTGACAACAACACCGTACTACCTCCCGCCGGGGAAGAGCTGGACGACTCCAACTTCGAGTGGACGTGCCCCAACACCCGGCTGCTGTTCCCCGACCCGGGCTTCCCGCGCACGCTCCGGGAGCCAATCAGGAGCGCCGTGGACAAGAGCTGCCACGTGGCGTCGTCTCGCAG CGAGCCGGGACTAGGCCGTGCCCCTCTGAGAGCACGGGACTTCATGGCCAGTAACCCTGAGCACCTGGAGCTGCTGCGGAGGATGGGGGTCAGTCTCATACACCTGAAGGACGGCAGGGTGCAGCTGGTGCAGCACGCTACCCAG gCGGTCAGCCCTGTGGCTGCTGAGGATGGGATGCGCTTcatgcaggagatgatggagctGTCCAGCCAGCAGCAGAAGGAGCAGCTCCCGCCCCGCGCCGTGCAGATCGTCTCGCACCCCTTCTTCGGCAGAGTGGTACTGACCGCCGGCCCGGCGCAGTTCGGAACGGACCTGTCCAAGAGCACCACGGGG GTCCAGGGCTCTGTGGTGGTGGCGGAGCCCTACAGCGGCTGTGCGGAGCTCGCTAACGGGGTCCTGGTGGCGGGACGCATCGCCCTGCTGCAGCGTGGCCAGTGCATGTTCGCCGAGAAGGCCAGGAACATCCAGAAGGCGGGGGCCATCGGGGGCATCGTCATCG ACGACAACGAGGGCAGCAGCAGCGACACCGCCCCCCTGTTCCAGATGGCCGGGGATGGGCGCAGCACCGATGACGTCACCTtgcccctcctcttcctgttccaCAAGGAGGGCAACATCCTGATGGAGGCGTTACGAGAGTACAGAGAGGTGGAGGTGCTGCTGAGCGACAAGGCCAGAGACCGAG ACCCTGACGGACATGAAGGAGACTGCACAGCTGAAGAGGAGGACCACGctgctccctccccctccacgcCTGTGGACCAATCCCAAGCCGCTGTCGGGGAGCCAGACGAATTGACTGAGGGCGAAGATGAGCCCGGCGCGGAGGACAAGCCCGAGGACAGTGAAGGGGGGGAGGAGCCAGCAGATGATGGAGACTCTAACAGCCAATCGATTGACTCGCTGCTCGCCGACTGGAAGGAGGACTTGGAAGCTTTTCAGCAGATGGAAAAGGATGAGCTTTGA
- the edem3 gene encoding ER degradation-enhancing alpha-mannosidase-like protein 3 isoform X1, whose amino-acid sequence MRTVWGLSPVMMPSLPQLLLLLLGTTCQLGLAMPSEERHRLRNQVVEMFDHAYKNYMDHAYPADELMPLTCRGRVRGLEPSRGDVDDALGKFSLTLIDSLDTLALLNKTAEFEAAVRKVLTDVRLDNDVVVSVFETNIRVLGGLLGGHSMAVLLREGGRHMLWYQDQLLHMAKDLGLRLLPAFNTSSGLPYPRVNLRHGVQGPATRTGTETDTCTACAGTIILEFAALSRFTGDPVFEEHARRALDFLWEKRQRNSNLVGTTINIHSGEWVRRDSGVGAGIDSYYEYLLKAYILLGDDLFLQRFNIHYASIMKYISQPPLLLDVHIHKPLMPARTWMDSLLAFFPGLQVLKGDIRPAIETHEMLYQVTKKHNFLPEAFTTDFRVHWAQHPLRPEFAESTYFLYKATRDPYYLEVGRTVLENLNRFARVPCGFAAMKDVRTGSHEDRMDSFFLAEMFKYLYLLFADEEDLPFDVEDYIFTTEAHLLPLSLSTALRSAAPSADNNTVLPPAGEELDDSNFEWTCPNTRLLFPDPGFPRTLREPIRSAVDKSCHVASSRSEPGLGRAPLRARDFMASNPEHLELLRRMGVSLIHLKDGRVQLVQHATQAVSPVAAEDGMRFMQEMMELSSQQQKEQLPPRAVQIVSHPFFGRVVLTAGPAQFGTDLSKSTTGVQGSVVVAEPYSGCAELANGVLVAGRIALLQRGQCMFAEKARNIQKAGAIGGIVIDDNEGSSSDTAPLFQMAGDGRSTDDVTLPLLFLFHKEGNILMEALREYREVEVLLSDKARDRAALYKGKALPSYLQSSEDPDGHEGDCTAEEEDHAAPSPSTPVDQSQAAVGEPDELTEGEDEPGAEDKPEDSEGGEEPADDGDSNSQSIDSLLADWKEDLEAFQQMEKDEL is encoded by the exons ATGAGGACTGTGTGGGGGCTCAGCCCTGTCATGATGCCGTCTTTACCGCAGCTGCTACTTCTGTTACTGGGGACCACATGCCAACTGGGACTGGCCATGCCATCTGAAGAGAGGCACAGGTTGAG GAATCAGGTGGTGGAGATGTTTGACCACGCTTACAAGAACTACATG GACCATGCTTACCCAGCAGATGAGCTGATGCCCCTGACGTGTcgggggagggtgaggggcCTGGAGCCCAGCCGTGGGGACGTGGATGATGCGCTGGGgaa gttctctctcaccctcatcGACTCCCTGGACACCCTGGCG CTCCTGAACAAGACGGCGGAGTTCGAGGCCGCAGTGAGGAAAGTGCTAACAGACGTGCGCCTAGACAACGACGTCGTGGTGTCCGTCTTTGAGACCAACATCCGTGTGCTAGG GGGCCTGCTGGGGGGCCACTCCATGGCGGTGctgctgagggaggggggccggcACATGCTCTGGTACCAGGACCAGCTGCTGCACATGGCCAAGGACCTGGGGCTGAGACTGCTGCCAGCCTTCAACACCAGCAGTGGCCTGCCCTACCCCAGA GTGAACCTTCGCCATGGTGTGCAGGGCCCTGCCACACGAACAGGCACTGAGACGGACACCTGCACTGCCTGTGCCGGGACCATTATACTGGAGTTCGCAGCCCTGAGCCGATTCACTGGGGACCCCGTGTTCGAG GAGCATGCTCGGCGAGCCCTGGACTTCCTGTGGGAGAAGAGACAGAGGAACAGCAACCTGGTGGGAACCACCATCAACATCCACTCTGGGGAGTGGGTCCGCAGAG ACAGCGGGGTTGGGGCGGGCATCGACTCGTACTACGAGTACCTGCTGAAGGCCTACATCCTCTTGGGGGATGACCTCTTCCTGCAGCGGTTCAACATT CACTACGCGTCTATAATGAAGTACATCAGCCAGCCGCCCCTGCTGCTGGACGTGCACATCCACAAGCCCCTGATGCCGGCGCGCACCTGGATGGACTCCCTCCTCGCCTTCTTCCCCGGGCTGCAG gtCCTGAAAGGAGATATTCGTCCCGCTATAGAGACACACGAAATGTTGTATCAAGTCACCAAGAAGCATAATTTCCTGCCCGAG GCGTTCACCACAGACTTCCGCGTGCACTGGGCCCAGCACCCCCTGAGACCAGAGTTTGCTGAGAGCACCTACTTCCTGTACAAA gCCACTCGGGACCCATACTACCTAGAGGTTGGCCGCACCGTGCTGGAGAACCTCAACCGCTTCGCCCGCGTGCCCTGCGGCTTCGCTGCCATGAAGGATGTGCGGACGGGCAGCCACGAagaccg TATGGACTCCTTCTTCTTGGCCGAGATGTTTAAATACCTCTACCTGCTGTTCGCCGACGAGGAGGACCTGCCCTTCGACGTGGAAGACTACATCTTCACCACCGAGGCCCAcctcctgcccctgtccctgtccacTGCCCTGCGCTCGGCAGCGCCCTCTGCTGACAACAACACCGTACTACCTCCCGCCGGGGAAGAGCTGGACGACTCCAACTTCGAGTGGACGTGCCCCAACACCCGGCTGCTGTTCCCCGACCCGGGCTTCCCGCGCACGCTCCGGGAGCCAATCAGGAGCGCCGTGGACAAGAGCTGCCACGTGGCGTCGTCTCGCAG CGAGCCGGGACTAGGCCGTGCCCCTCTGAGAGCACGGGACTTCATGGCCAGTAACCCTGAGCACCTGGAGCTGCTGCGGAGGATGGGGGTCAGTCTCATACACCTGAAGGACGGCAGGGTGCAGCTGGTGCAGCACGCTACCCAG gCGGTCAGCCCTGTGGCTGCTGAGGATGGGATGCGCTTcatgcaggagatgatggagctGTCCAGCCAGCAGCAGAAGGAGCAGCTCCCGCCCCGCGCCGTGCAGATCGTCTCGCACCCCTTCTTCGGCAGAGTGGTACTGACCGCCGGCCCGGCGCAGTTCGGAACGGACCTGTCCAAGAGCACCACGGGG GTCCAGGGCTCTGTGGTGGTGGCGGAGCCCTACAGCGGCTGTGCGGAGCTCGCTAACGGGGTCCTGGTGGCGGGACGCATCGCCCTGCTGCAGCGTGGCCAGTGCATGTTCGCCGAGAAGGCCAGGAACATCCAGAAGGCGGGGGCCATCGGGGGCATCGTCATCG ACGACAACGAGGGCAGCAGCAGCGACACCGCCCCCCTGTTCCAGATGGCCGGGGATGGGCGCAGCACCGATGACGTCACCTtgcccctcctcttcctgttccaCAAGGAGGGCAACATCCTGATGGAGGCGTTACGAGAGTACAGAGAGGTGGAGGTGCTGCTGAGCGACAAGGCCAGAGACCGAG CTGCCTTATATAAAGGTAAAGCCCTCCCCAGCTACCTCCAGAGCA GTGAAGACCCTGACGGACATGAAGGAGACTGCACAGCTGAAGAGGAGGACCACGctgctccctccccctccacgcCTGTGGACCAATCCCAAGCCGCTGTCGGGGAGCCAGACGAATTGACTGAGGGCGAAGATGAGCCCGGCGCGGAGGACAAGCCCGAGGACAGTGAAGGGGGGGAGGAGCCAGCAGATGATGGAGACTCTAACAGCCAATCGATTGACTCGCTGCTCGCCGACTGGAAGGAGGACTTGGAAGCTTTTCAGCAGATGGAAAAGGATGAGCTTTGA